Part of the Roseomonas sp. OT10 genome, AGGCGTCGCCCACGCCCGTGTTCATGCCCAGCCCCCCGGTCGGGATCACCAGATGCGCGGAATCCCCGGCCAGGAAGACGCGTCCCTCGCCGTAGCGGTCGGCCAGCAGCAGGTTCTGCCGCCATTCGCCGCAATAGAGCATCTCGTAGCGGACGGGCGTGCCGACGACGCTCTCGAACTGCGCCTGCATCGCCGCGTCGCTCTCGACGACGGCGTGCAGCGTCCAGTGGCGGGTGGAATCCTGCATGATCAGGAAGCTCGCCCGGTCGTCGGCCACGTGGTAGTGCCGGCCGCGCCCGGGGCCGTCACCGAGCGGCAGGCGGTCGAACAGCTCGTCGCAGCGGTACAGCGCCTGGCGGAGCTGCAGCAGGTTGCCCTCGCCGCGCAGGCGGATGCCGAGCTGGCGGCGGACCTGGCTCGCGCCGCCGTCGCAGCCGACGAGGTAGTCCGCGCGCAGGGTGCGGGTGTCGCCGTCGGGCGCGCGCAGCATGGCCGAGACGCCTTCGGCATCCTGGGCGAATTCCAGGAACTGGTGGCCATAGAGCAGGGTGACGCCGGGCAGCCCCTCCGCCACGGACTTCAGCAGCGGCTCCAGCGTGTACTGGGAGATGAGCTGGTAGGGCTCGGCCGGCTGGGTGCCGTCATGCGTGGCGGCCAGGGTGGCGCGCGCCTCCTCCACCGAGGGGTAGGGCAGGCGCAGCAGCGGCGGCTCCACCATGGAGAGGATGACGAAGACATCCATCGGCACGTCGGCGCGCAGCCCGGCGGCGCGGATGCGCTCCGACAGGCCGATGCGCCGGTACAGCTCCATGGTGCGGGCGTTGCACCGCTCCATCTTGGGCAGGAACTCGGGATGCGGCTTCTGCTCGACCAGGGTGCAGCGGATGCCGCGGCGCCCGAGGTCCACGGCCAGGGTCAGGCCGACCGGGCCGCCGCCGATGATGAGGACCTCGCTGTCCGGCATGGCGTTCCCTTCGCTTTCGGGGAACAAAGCTCCATCCTTGAACGGGGTCAAGTCCCAATATTCAGGATTAAAGCAAGGAGCGGTTGATGACCCCCGCCGCGAAGACGACGCGCTCCGCGATCCGCGCGGCCTCCTCCGGCGCCAGGTCCGGCTTGCCCAGGGTGATGCTAAGGCTGCCCAGGACCTGGTCGCCGCGCTCCAGGATGGGGGCGGCGATGCCGGTGACGCCCGGCGTCACCTGGCCATGGCTGCAGTCCCAGCCCTGCGCCCGCATCCGGCGCAGCGTCTCCCGCACCTCCGCCAGGGTGGCGCCGAGCCTCCCCGCCTCGAACTCCGCCGCATGCTCCGCATGGAGCCGCGCCAGGGCGGGCGGGGGGAGGTGCGCCAGGATGATGCGGGAGGCGGCACCCCGGAACATCGGCCTCCCCAGGCCGCGGGAATAGCGGCTGCGGAAGCGGGCATCCCCCTGTTCCTGATGGATGCACAGGACCCGGTCCCGGTAGCGGCGGCAGAGCAGCGCGATCCCGCCGATGGAGCCCGCCAGCTCCGCCATCACCGGCCGCGCCGCCGCGATCAGCGGGTCCCGGTCCCGCATGCTGCGGTCCAGCTCCATGATCCGCGGCCCCAGGGTGAAGCCGCGATCGGGCAGGGAGGCGACCAGCCCGGCATCCGTCAGGGTCTTGAGGTGGCGGTACAGGGTGGAGCGGGTGTAGCCGAGGGCCTCGTGTAGCGCCTCGAAGCTCAGCAGCCCCTCGGGCGCCGCCTCGATCTGGTCCAGGACGCGCAGCATGCGCTCAGGGCTGGATTGCGCCGTCAATCGGAGTTTGTCCTGACATATGGGATTGACCGATGTCCTTCCGCGCCACCCGATTGGCGCGGAGACGGATCGGCTTTAGCACCGGCGGGTCCCCGGCAGCCATATGCGCGGAACCCCGACCGGGCCCCCGAGGCTGATCCGGTCCGGTTGCCGGTGGCACGCCGGGGTCAGGCCCCGTCCCGGCTCCGGTATCGCGCGGGACGGCATCGCGCGGGAGGACACCGGCGCCCGGCACGATCCGACAT contains:
- a CDS encoding FAD-dependent monooxygenase; this translates as MPDSEVLIIGGGPVGLTLAVDLGRRGIRCTLVEQKPHPEFLPKMERCNARTMELYRRIGLSERIRAAGLRADVPMDVFVILSMVEPPLLRLPYPSVEEARATLAATHDGTQPAEPYQLISQYTLEPLLKSVAEGLPGVTLLYGHQFLEFAQDAEGVSAMLRAPDGDTRTLRADYLVGCDGGASQVRRQLGIRLRGEGNLLQLRQALYRCDELFDRLPLGDGPGRGRHYHVADDRASFLIMQDSTRHWTLHAVVESDAAMQAQFESVVGTPVRYEMLYCGEWRQNLLLADRYGEGRVFLAGDSAHLVIPTGGLGMNTGVGDAFDLSWKLAATLRGWGGPNLLRSYEVERRQVGERNVGASRYASLGRRKWRSQWRPEIRDETPAGQAARDNLAHVAEVEQRKTNEMIGAELGYRYVDSPIIDNVPGGPEHLFREYHPTTWPGARLPHVWMRDGSAIQDHIPDSGYALLRLGGTRAETDALEAAFRARGAPLAVLDIAEEAARAVYGHDLLLLRPDLHVVWRGNAPPADAAALADTATGHGGRP
- a CDS encoding IclR family transcriptional regulator; translation: MLRVLDQIEAAPEGLLSFEALHEALGYTRSTLYRHLKTLTDAGLVASLPDRGFTLGPRIMELDRSMRDRDPLIAAARPVMAELAGSIGGIALLCRRYRDRVLCIHQEQGDARFRSRYSRGLGRPMFRGAASRIILAHLPPPALARLHAEHAAEFEAGRLGATLAEVRETLRRMRAQGWDCSHGQVTPGVTGIAAPILERGDQVLGSLSITLGKPDLAPEEAARIAERVVFAAGVINRSLL